One Bacillus sp. 1780r2a1 DNA segment encodes these proteins:
- the ftsZ gene encoding cell division protein FtsZ — protein MIDFDTGSPLVKIKVVGVGGGGNNTVNRMIEHGVQGVEFMAVNTDAQALNLSKAEKRMQIGAALTRGLGAGANPEVGRAAAEESKEEIQDALQGADMVFVTAGMGGGTGTGAAPVVAEMARELGALTIGVVTKPFRFEGTKRTRQATGGVDEMMNAVDTLIVIPNDRLLEIGDKRTTMLDAFREADNVLRQGIQGISDLISIPGFINLDFADVKTIMSDQGYALMGIGIASGPDRAAEAAKKAISSPLLDRSIDGAQGILMNITSGSNLSLFEVQEAADIVTSASDQELNMIFGSVINEDLQDKVMVTVIATGFSES, from the coding sequence ATGATTGATTTTGATACAGGATCTCCACTAGTGAAAATTAAAGTAGTTGGTGTAGGAGGCGGTGGAAATAATACCGTTAACCGCATGATTGAACACGGTGTACAAGGCGTTGAGTTTATGGCTGTAAACACAGACGCTCAGGCTCTTAATCTATCAAAAGCAGAAAAGCGCATGCAAATTGGCGCTGCCCTAACGCGCGGACTCGGTGCTGGTGCAAATCCTGAAGTTGGACGCGCTGCTGCGGAAGAGAGCAAAGAAGAAATCCAAGATGCTCTTCAAGGTGCCGACATGGTGTTTGTAACAGCAGGCATGGGCGGCGGAACAGGAACAGGTGCAGCACCTGTTGTTGCGGAAATGGCTCGTGAGCTCGGTGCGCTAACAATCGGTGTCGTAACAAAACCGTTCCGTTTTGAAGGAACAAAACGGACGCGTCAAGCAACAGGCGGCGTTGACGAAATGATGAACGCGGTTGATACGCTGATCGTCATTCCAAACGATCGCTTATTAGAAATTGGTGATAAGCGTACGACAATGCTTGATGCCTTCCGCGAAGCTGATAACGTACTTCGTCAAGGTATTCAAGGTATTTCGGACTTAATTTCTATCCCAGGCTTTATTAACCTTGATTTCGCTGACGTAAAGACCATTATGTCTGACCAAGGTTATGCGCTGATGGGAATTGGGATTGCAAGCGGTCCTGATCGTGCTGCTGAAGCGGCAAAGAAAGCAATTTCTAGTCCACTGTTAGACCGTTCAATTGACGGAGCACAAGGAATTCTCATGAATATTACAAGCGGCTCTAATCTCAGCTTATTTGAAGTTCAGGAAGCTGCTGATATCGTGACGTCTGCTTCTGATCAAGAATTAAACATGATCTTCGGTTCCGTTATCAACGAAGACCTTCAAGATAAAGTAATGGTAACCGTTATCGCAACTGGTTTTTCAGAAAGCTAA
- the sinI gene encoding DNA-binding anti-repressor SinI, producing MINQTTISVEENVQEWISLMQYAKELGLTTEEVKDFLLQNKST from the coding sequence ATGATAAACCAAACAACAATCAGTGTAGAAGAAAATGTACAAGAATGGATTTCACTCATGCAGTATGCAAAGGAGCTTGGTCTCACAACTGAAGAGGTAAAAGATTTTTTACTTCAGAACAAATCCACATGA
- a CDS encoding diguanylate cyclase — translation MHSELLKYVVIVGSSGVLILALSLYGAFKIREGPGVKHYVILTCMSAVFAFGYMFEMMSTSIEEVKFWLSIEYLPLPFIPAFIVLMCFNYVGKKIYPAFYYLLFTVPIITIFTHNTNEWHHLYYKKVGFRSDTPFPVADLVAGPFHYLHSFYLFVCIMLSVIVLLMELRKSAFQFQMQILLMVFGLLTPVIASYFYLNKLSPYGIDLGPVSIGLTCLFHGVAIFMFRSFNVVPIARDVVFETMKEGVVVLNQKGIVVDFNNAARQVIPMLHHRMVGEHVLSIVKENKALATVIQERKDCDYRHETGVIQHFHVQFSEIYNTSQVYLGQMITFSDVTERVNMQEELRKIASIDGLTGVYNRTFFVRQAEEMLRSLTKRGGLAAVIMFDIDYFKTVNDTYGHEMGDAVLRKISEIVQKNVRSTDIVGRYGGEEFIIYLPATALSEVYSLAEQLREAIQNTVIEANEVKQFVTASFGIAAFDIQPGNTSCTLDEFVRKADQALYTAKRKGRNCVEV, via the coding sequence ATGCATAGTGAACTACTAAAATATGTAGTAATCGTTGGAAGTTCAGGTGTTCTTATTTTAGCTTTAAGTTTATACGGTGCCTTTAAAATTCGCGAGGGCCCCGGTGTTAAGCATTATGTCATTTTAACCTGTATGTCTGCAGTTTTTGCTTTTGGATATATGTTTGAAATGATGAGTACTTCAATTGAAGAAGTGAAGTTTTGGCTAAGCATAGAGTATTTACCGCTTCCATTTATTCCAGCGTTCATTGTTTTAATGTGCTTTAACTACGTTGGCAAAAAGATTTATCCAGCATTTTATTATCTTTTATTTACTGTTCCAATTATTACAATTTTCACTCACAATACAAATGAGTGGCATCATCTGTATTATAAAAAAGTGGGATTTCGAAGCGATACGCCTTTTCCAGTGGCAGATTTAGTAGCAGGTCCGTTTCATTATCTCCATTCATTTTATTTGTTTGTCTGCATCATGCTTAGCGTCATTGTACTATTAATGGAACTTCGAAAATCAGCTTTTCAATTTCAAATGCAAATTTTATTAATGGTATTTGGCTTGCTAACGCCTGTTATCGCCAGCTATTTTTATTTAAATAAGCTTAGTCCATATGGCATTGATTTGGGACCTGTTTCCATTGGATTGACCTGCTTGTTTCACGGGGTGGCTATCTTTATGTTCCGTTCTTTTAACGTGGTGCCTATCGCTCGTGATGTGGTATTTGAAACGATGAAAGAAGGCGTTGTTGTACTAAATCAAAAGGGCATAGTGGTAGACTTTAATAATGCCGCTCGTCAAGTGATTCCCATGCTGCATCATAGAATGGTTGGTGAGCATGTTCTATCCATTGTAAAAGAAAATAAAGCACTAGCAACTGTAATTCAAGAAAGGAAAGATTGTGATTACCGTCACGAAACTGGAGTCATTCAGCACTTTCACGTTCAGTTTTCGGAAATATACAACACGAGCCAAGTATACCTAGGCCAAATGATTACGTTCAGTGACGTAACAGAACGAGTTAACATGCAGGAAGAACTTCGGAAGATTGCTAGTATTGATGGTTTAACAGGAGTGTATAATCGCACATTTTTTGTTCGACAAGCGGAAGAAATGCTCAGATCGCTCACGAAACGTGGAGGGTTAGCAGCTGTTATTATGTTTGACATTGACTACTTCAAAACAGTCAATGATACGTACGGGCATGAAATGGGAGACGCCGTGTTAAGAAAAATCAGTGAAATTGTTCAGAAAAATGTACGATCGACTGATATCGTTGGGCGCTACGGAGGAGAAGAGTTTATTATTTACCTTCCAGCAACTGCTCTTTCTGAAGTTTACAGCTTGGCAGAGCAGCTGAGGGAAGCTATTCAGAATACGGTAATCGAAGCTAATGAAGTGAAACAGTTTGTAACAGCGAGCTTTGGTATTGCTGCTTTTGATATACAACCAGGAAACACATCATGTACGTTAGATGAATTTGTACGAAAGGCAGACCAAGCACTATATACCGCAAAACGAAAAGGTCGAAATTGTGTAGAGGTTTGA
- a CDS encoding nucleoside hydrolase: MKKKVYFNHDAGIDDLVSLFLLLQMDDVELTGVSVIPADGYLEPGISASRKIIDRFSTQQVEVARSTSRGMYPFPKEWRMHTFFVDALPILNESGQMKAPVSDQPAHRHLIEKVRAEQEKTTLLFTGPLTDLARALDEAPDIEKKIEKLVWMGGTFQEVGNVQEPEHDGTAEWNAFWDPEAVDRVWKSGLTIEMVALESTNQVPLTISVRNYWASLRRYTGVDFVGQCYAACPPLEHFETNSTYYLWDVLTTASVGKPDLVKMKTVCSEVETKVPSQGRTYETAEGRPVHVVYDVDSEAFFHYITELSKKQ, from the coding sequence ATGAAAAAGAAAGTGTATTTTAACCACGATGCAGGAATTGACGATTTAGTATCTTTATTTTTACTGTTGCAAATGGATGACGTGGAGTTAACCGGCGTATCGGTTATTCCAGCAGATGGCTATCTCGAACCTGGTATTAGTGCAAGTAGAAAAATTATCGATCGCTTTAGCACTCAACAAGTGGAAGTCGCACGTTCAACGTCAAGAGGGATGTATCCATTTCCAAAAGAGTGGCGCATGCATACGTTTTTCGTTGATGCGCTTCCAATTTTAAATGAGTCAGGCCAAATGAAAGCACCAGTCAGTGATCAACCTGCTCATCGTCATTTAATTGAAAAGGTGCGCGCAGAACAGGAAAAAACAACGCTGTTATTTACAGGGCCACTCACAGACCTTGCTAGAGCGCTTGATGAGGCACCTGATATTGAAAAGAAAATTGAAAAGCTAGTGTGGATGGGCGGAACGTTCCAAGAAGTAGGAAACGTTCAAGAGCCTGAGCACGACGGTACCGCAGAGTGGAATGCATTTTGGGATCCAGAAGCCGTTGATCGCGTGTGGAAAAGTGGATTAACAATTGAGATGGTGGCTCTTGAAAGCACCAATCAAGTGCCGCTAACCATTTCAGTGCGTAACTACTGGGCATCGCTTCGACGCTATACGGGAGTGGATTTCGTCGGTCAGTGCTACGCTGCGTGCCCACCGCTTGAGCATTTTGAAACCAATTCCACGTACTATTTGTGGGATGTGTTAACAACCGCTTCTGTTGGCAAGCCAGATCTTGTGAAGATGAAAACCGTTTGTAGCGAGGTAGAAACGAAGGTTCCAAGCCAAGGAAGAACGTATGAAACAGCAGAGGGAAGACCGGTTCATGTCGTGTATGACGTTGATTCAGAAGCGTTTTTTCACTACATAACAGAGCTATCTAAAAAGCAATAA
- a CDS encoding YjcZ family sporulation protein has protein sequence MYGYGNCGYGCGGYGGGSGFALIIVLFILLVIIGCACWGYKGDC, from the coding sequence ATGTACGGTTACGGAAACTGCGGTTACGGTTGTGGTGGTTACGGAGGCGGAAGCGGCTTCGCTTTAATCATCGTCCTTTTCATTCTATTAGTTATTATCGGTTGCGCTTGTTGGGGATACAAAGGCGATTGCTAA
- the katA gene encoding catalase KatA: MTENNKKLTTSWGAPVGDNQNSMTAGYRGPTLIQDVHLLEKLAHFNRERVPERVVHAKGAGAHGYFEVTNDVSSYTKADFLSEVGKRTPMFIRFSTVAGESGSADTVRDPRGFAVKFYTEEGNYDLVGNNTPVFFIRDAIKFPDFIHTQKRDPQTHLKNPNAVWDFWSLSPESLHQVTILMSDRGIPATFRHMHGFGSHTFKWVNKEGEAVWVKYHFKTEQGVKNLPTDLAAKLAGENPDYHTEDLFNAIEKGDFPAWKLYVQIMPVEDADTYRFDPFDVTKVWSQKDYPLIEVGRMVLNRNPENYFAEVEQAAFSPGAFVPGIEASPDKMLQGRLFAYADAHRYRVGVNHNHLPINRPKSDVHHYQRDGQMRFDGNGGGSVYYEPNSYGGPTETPEHKQTAFPVSGVAENAPYDHHDHYTQAGDLYRLMSTEERERLVNNIVEAMKPVEKDEIKLRQIAHFYKADPEYGLGVARGLGLEVPNLKA; encoded by the coding sequence ATGACTGAAAATAACAAAAAATTGACGACTAGCTGGGGTGCTCCTGTTGGTGATAACCAAAACTCGATGACAGCTGGATATCGTGGCCCTACGTTAATTCAAGACGTTCATTTATTAGAAAAACTAGCTCACTTTAATCGCGAACGCGTACCAGAGCGTGTTGTGCATGCCAAAGGTGCTGGTGCACATGGTTATTTCGAAGTAACAAACGACGTTTCAAGTTATACAAAAGCAGATTTCCTATCTGAAGTTGGAAAACGTACGCCAATGTTCATTCGCTTCTCAACAGTAGCTGGCGAAAGTGGTTCAGCTGACACGGTTCGTGATCCGCGCGGTTTTGCAGTAAAGTTTTATACAGAAGAAGGAAACTACGACTTAGTTGGGAACAACACGCCGGTATTTTTCATCCGCGATGCAATTAAGTTCCCTGATTTTATTCATACCCAAAAAAGAGATCCGCAAACACATTTAAAAAATCCTAATGCTGTTTGGGACTTCTGGTCTTTATCACCTGAGTCTCTTCATCAAGTAACAATCCTTATGTCCGACCGCGGAATTCCTGCAACATTCCGTCACATGCACGGATTCGGCAGTCATACATTTAAATGGGTAAACAAAGAAGGAGAAGCTGTTTGGGTGAAATATCACTTCAAGACAGAGCAAGGCGTAAAAAACTTGCCAACTGACCTTGCAGCAAAACTCGCTGGTGAAAACCCAGATTATCATACAGAAGATTTATTTAATGCTATTGAAAAAGGCGACTTCCCTGCTTGGAAGCTATATGTACAAATTATGCCTGTTGAAGATGCGGATACATACCGCTTCGATCCGTTCGACGTAACAAAAGTATGGTCTCAAAAAGACTATCCATTAATTGAAGTTGGTCGCATGGTGTTAAATCGCAATCCTGAAAACTATTTTGCAGAAGTTGAACAAGCAGCGTTCTCACCTGGCGCATTCGTTCCTGGTATTGAGGCATCTCCAGATAAAATGCTTCAAGGGCGTCTATTCGCTTATGCAGATGCGCATCGTTACCGCGTAGGTGTCAACCATAATCACCTGCCAATCAACCGTCCAAAATCAGACGTTCACCACTATCAGCGTGATGGACAAATGCGCTTTGACGGCAACGGTGGTGGATCCGTTTACTACGAACCAAACAGCTACGGTGGTCCAACTGAAACGCCTGAACACAAGCAGACAGCTTTCCCTGTTAGCGGCGTAGCAGAAAATGCACCGTATGACCATCATGACCACTACACGCAAGCTGGTGACTTGTACCGCCTAATGTCAACAGAAGAGCGTGAGCGCTTAGTAAACAACATCGTAGAAGCGATGAAGCCAGTTGAAAAAGACGAGATTAAACTTCGTCAAATCGCTCACTTCTACAAAGCTGATCCAGAATACGGCTTGGGCGTGGCAAGGGGCTTGGGACTTGAAGTTCCTAACCTAAAAGCGTAA
- a CDS encoding IS3 family transposase (programmed frameshift), which translates to MGTRVSYPVELKLKAIEMRLAGVPVKEVLSQLNIRNPTQLKTWMKWYQTGNVHRLEQPVGKQYAYGKGPDFESETAKLEAENRQLKQQIEIFKKVQGIGKEVVPEIAVNLVEELKEQIPIYQICFHLGIPRSTYYRWKQHSQQDTRKKWMEQQVGEQCRAHKFRYGYRKITAVLKRTMKINHKFVQRTMQKYGWQCRVKRKKRQRTGQPYQVAENVLNRDFQAERPLQKLVTDITYLPFGPKPLYLSSIQDLFNGEIIAYSIGDCQNVAFVLDTLNQLPSLPEGCTLHSDQGSVYTSYAYQQTIKEKGIIMSMSRKGTPADNASIESFHSSLKSETFYLDELTYTTTTIVEQTVKSYITYYNHARIQTKLNNQSPVQYRKLVV; encoded by the exons ATGGGAACAAGAGTCAGTTATCCAGTCGAACTAAAGTTAAAGGCAATTGAAATGAGATTAGCCGGTGTACCTGTAAAAGAAGTCTTATCACAACTAAACATTCGAAATCCTACCCAATTAAAAACGTGGATGAAGTGGTATCAAACTGGGAATGTACACCGGTTGGAACAGCCAGTAGGCAAGCAATATGCCTATGGAAAAGGTCCTGATTTTGAAAGCGAGACAGCGAAGTTAGAGGCTGAGAACCGACAGTTAAAGCAACAAATCGAGATTT TTAAAAAAGTACAAGGAATTGGAAAGGAAGTGGTACCAGAAATCGCAGTGAACCTAGTGGAAGAGTTAAAAGAACAAATCCCTATTTATCAAATCTGTTTCCATCTTGGTATTCCCCGATCCACTTACTACCGTTGGAAGCAGCATAGTCAACAGGATACACGAAAGAAATGGATGGAACAGCAAGTGGGTGAACAATGTCGTGCACACAAGTTTCGATATGGCTATCGAAAAATCACAGCTGTACTCAAGCGAACCATGAAGATTAACCACAAGTTTGTGCAGCGTACCATGCAGAAATACGGTTGGCAATGTCGTGTTAAACGAAAGAAACGGCAGCGAACAGGGCAACCTTATCAGGTTGCAGAGAATGTATTAAATCGTGACTTTCAAGCTGAACGCCCTCTCCAAAAGCTCGTGACCGATATTACGTACTTGCCTTTTGGGCCGAAACCATTGTATCTTTCAAGTATTCAAGATTTATTTAACGGAGAGATTATTGCGTATTCCATAGGTGATTGTCAAAATGTCGCGTTTGTTTTAGACACGCTTAACCAACTCCCTTCTCTACCGGAAGGGTGCACGTTGCATAGTGATCAAGGCTCTGTGTACACATCGTATGCTTATCAACAAACAATTAAAGAGAAAGGCATTATCATGAGTATGTCCCGAAAAGGGACGCCCGCAGATAATGCCTCAATTGAATCGTTTCATTCCTCACTAAAGTCTGAAACGTTCTACCTTGACGAGTTGACATACACTACGACTACCATCGTAGAGCAAACCGTCAAAAGCTATATTACGTATTATAACCATGCCCGTATTCAAACAAAATTAAACAACCAGTCTCCTGTACAATACAGAAAACTGGTTGTTTAA
- a CDS encoding WXG100 family type VII secretion target, with amino-acid sequence MSGIIRVTPAELREMAARYNNESGQVQDLVGRLDTMRNQLQDMWEGSSSQAFIAQYEELKPSFVEMSNLLNKIAKQLDDSANVLEDTDNQIASQIRG; translated from the coding sequence ATGTCAGGAATCATTCGCGTAACGCCTGCTGAACTTCGTGAAATGGCAGCTCGCTATAATAATGAAAGTGGTCAAGTACAAGATTTAGTAGGTCGCCTTGACACTATGAGAAACCAATTACAAGATATGTGGGAAGGTTCTTCTAGCCAAGCATTCATCGCTCAGTACGAAGAATTAAAACCATCATTCGTTGAAATGTCAAACTTGCTTAACAAAATCGCTAAGCAGCTTGATGACTCTGCGAACGTTCTTGAAGACACAGACAACCAAATCGCTAGCCAAATTCGCGGTTAA
- a CDS encoding BglG family transcription antiterminator — MVLDERSAALLQNLQQVKSLTMAEIEEKTSLTRRQVQYGMKKANDWLEAHGYEPIQFDRKVGYYLIASLPVKDLQAKLTKQSYVFSESDREQVFYLMLLLSEEELSVYHFQSAVGVSRNTVLKDLQKLKKKAKSYGLDIHYSKVKGYVIKGEHESKLYLLEQIIHELLQNGSSQPVVTCIWGTKQAQLEHIQSELEAAEHQLGVSFTDERLDELSFLFLALDQLICKGDTLPYQESWRPLVETNEYKVVEALTYSQTFSPDWSKDDKLYATLHLLGMNRTKDVSPFQENELIETCLLSVIDEFERLSCIELQEKEELYQQLFVHFKPAYYRMKYQLTPAHTMVERIKNVYPELYHLTNKSLGPMRKELDCPIPESEVAYFTVYFGGWLRKQGTTLDGRKRAIVVCPNGVGISNILIYTLRELFPDLLFLDALSVREMSTYSLSYDLIFSTVHLRTNALLFVVPPILGIEDKEKLKQHVMQELYGYTSNQVNLEAVMKVIESYATIHQRKELQSALQSQLQTHVQKTTKYSLEEVEKPVLKELLTAETIQLKPRVSSWQESIEEAAAPLLKIGAIEKSYVEAMVTSIEETGPYVVITPGVAIPHARPEHGVRSLSMSLLKLDEPVDFGGNKLVQIIIVLAATDNESHLKALVQLTQLLGEPSNIEDIIASSSAEHILTYINQYSEEEM, encoded by the coding sequence ATGGTTTTAGATGAACGAAGTGCAGCACTGTTGCAGAACTTGCAGCAGGTAAAAAGCTTAACGATGGCTGAAATTGAAGAAAAGACCAGTCTGACAAGAAGACAAGTTCAGTATGGAATGAAAAAAGCAAATGACTGGTTAGAAGCACACGGCTATGAACCTATTCAGTTTGATCGAAAAGTAGGATACTACTTGATTGCTAGTCTTCCAGTGAAAGATTTACAGGCAAAACTGACAAAGCAGAGCTACGTGTTTTCAGAGAGTGATCGTGAACAAGTTTTCTACCTAATGCTGCTTCTTAGTGAGGAAGAGCTGTCTGTTTATCATTTTCAAAGCGCGGTAGGCGTTTCGCGAAATACCGTGTTGAAGGACCTTCAAAAATTAAAAAAGAAAGCCAAGAGCTACGGTCTAGATATTCACTATTCAAAAGTGAAAGGATATGTCATAAAAGGCGAGCATGAGTCAAAGCTGTATCTTCTTGAGCAAATCATTCATGAGCTTTTGCAAAACGGCAGCAGTCAGCCGGTTGTTACGTGCATTTGGGGAACGAAGCAAGCTCAGCTTGAACATATTCAAAGTGAGCTTGAGGCAGCGGAACATCAGCTTGGCGTGTCTTTTACGGATGAAAGGCTAGATGAGTTATCATTTTTATTTTTAGCACTAGATCAATTAATTTGTAAGGGCGACACCTTGCCATACCAAGAGAGCTGGCGACCTTTAGTTGAAACAAATGAGTACAAGGTAGTAGAAGCACTAACATATAGCCAGACATTTTCACCCGACTGGAGCAAGGATGACAAGCTATATGCAACGCTTCATTTACTTGGAATGAACCGAACAAAAGACGTTTCGCCTTTTCAAGAAAACGAACTGATTGAAACCTGCTTGCTGTCAGTTATTGATGAATTTGAGCGCTTGTCTTGTATTGAACTGCAGGAAAAAGAAGAGCTATATCAACAGTTATTTGTTCACTTTAAGCCTGCATATTATCGCATGAAGTATCAGCTTACGCCTGCTCATACGATGGTTGAACGTATTAAGAATGTGTATCCAGAGCTGTATCACTTAACGAATAAATCGCTTGGGCCGATGAGGAAAGAACTTGACTGCCCGATACCTGAAAGCGAAGTTGCCTACTTTACCGTTTATTTTGGCGGGTGGTTAAGAAAACAAGGAACAACGTTAGATGGTAGGAAGCGAGCAATTGTCGTTTGTCCAAACGGTGTAGGGATTAGTAATATTCTTATCTATACATTGCGCGAACTTTTTCCAGATCTTTTATTTTTGGACGCTTTGTCTGTGCGCGAGATGTCGACGTATTCGTTGAGCTATGATCTTATCTTTTCAACCGTTCATTTACGAACAAACGCACTGCTGTTTGTTGTTCCACCAATTTTAGGCATAGAGGATAAAGAAAAGTTAAAACAGCACGTCATGCAGGAGCTGTACGGATACACTTCCAACCAAGTGAACCTGGAAGCGGTTATGAAGGTCATTGAAAGCTACGCGACGATTCATCAGCGTAAGGAGCTGCAAAGCGCGCTTCAGTCACAGCTGCAGACGCATGTGCAAAAAACAACGAAGTATTCGTTAGAGGAGGTGGAAAAGCCGGTGCTAAAGGAATTATTAACGGCTGAAACGATTCAGCTAAAGCCAAGAGTTTCAAGTTGGCAAGAAAGCATTGAAGAAGCAGCCGCACCGCTTTTGAAGATTGGTGCTATTGAAAAGAGCTATGTGGAAGCTATGGTTACTTCTATAGAAGAAACAGGACCTTATGTTGTTATTACGCCGGGAGTTGCGATTCCACATGCTCGTCCTGAACACGGAGTTCGTTCACTGTCTATGAGCTTATTAAAGTTAGATGAGCCGGTGGATTTTGGAGGGAACAAGCTGGTTCAAATCATCATTGTGCTCGCTGCTACGGACAATGAGTCGCATCTAAAAGCACTCGTGCAGCTGACGCAGCTTTTAGGAGAACCAAGTAACATTGAAGATATCATTGCTAGCTCAAGCGCAGAACATATTTTAACTTATATTAATCAATATTCAGAGGAGGAAATGTAA
- a CDS encoding PTS sugar transporter subunit IIB produces MKIMVVCGNGLGSSFIMEMNVKKALTEMGKTAEVDHTDLASAKTETADVFIGAADIVGQLNDGTRQIVTLENMMSIPEIKSKLEPIVS; encoded by the coding sequence ATGAAAATTATGGTTGTATGTGGAAATGGATTAGGAAGCAGTTTTATTATGGAGATGAACGTAAAGAAAGCGTTAACAGAAATGGGGAAAACAGCAGAGGTAGATCACACAGATCTAGCATCAGCAAAAACGGAAACAGCCGATGTATTCATTGGGGCAGCTGATATTGTTGGGCAATTAAACGACGGTACGCGTCAAATCGTGACGCTGGAAAATATGATGAGCATTCCAGAAATCAAATCAAAGCTAGAGCCAATCGTTTCATAA
- a CDS encoding PTS ascorbate transporter subunit IIC: MLDIIMKDILGTPSILVGLFALVGLLLQRKQTADVVSGTLKTVMGFIIIGAGATVLTGSLDIFSNMFDKAFNVAGVIPNNEAIVAAAQSKFGTSTALIMVFGMIANILLAKFTRFKYIFLTGHHTLFMACLIAATLSIGGLQGVPLVLIGSILLGLCMVLFPALLQPYVRQITGSDDFAIGHFGTIGYFVSAKVGKIFGNKEKTTEQIKVPQSLGFLRDTSVAVSLTMTIFFLVVALFAGQEYIESTLSGGSNFIVFSFIQAITFAAGVYIILAGVRMLIAEIVPAFKGIADKVAPDTKPALDCPTVFPFAPNAVIIGFLFSFIAGLLSMFFLPLLGLKVIVPGLVPHFFTGAAAGVFGNATGGRRGAMAGAFCNGLIISFIPALLLVFMGDVGFEGTTFGDSDFGVIGILILMIMKLLGLS, translated from the coding sequence ATGTTAGACATCATTATGAAAGACATCTTAGGAACACCGTCCATTCTCGTTGGTTTGTTTGCGCTTGTTGGTTTACTTCTTCAGCGCAAGCAAACCGCGGACGTTGTGTCCGGTACGTTAAAAACAGTTATGGGCTTTATCATTATCGGAGCGGGAGCAACCGTATTAACGGGATCGCTTGATATTTTCAGCAATATGTTTGATAAAGCTTTTAACGTGGCAGGCGTTATTCCAAATAACGAAGCGATTGTCGCGGCTGCTCAAAGCAAATTCGGGACATCTACCGCTTTAATTATGGTATTTGGGATGATTGCCAATATTCTATTAGCAAAGTTTACTCGCTTCAAATATATTTTCTTAACAGGACATCACACGCTTTTCATGGCTTGCTTAATTGCAGCAACATTATCAATTGGCGGACTTCAAGGAGTTCCACTCGTGTTAATTGGGTCCATACTTTTAGGGTTATGTATGGTATTATTTCCAGCGCTTCTTCAGCCGTACGTGCGTCAAATTACGGGAAGTGATGATTTTGCCATCGGACATTTTGGAACAATCGGCTATTTCGTATCAGCAAAAGTCGGAAAAATATTCGGGAACAAAGAAAAAACAACGGAACAAATCAAAGTTCCTCAATCTTTAGGGTTTTTAAGAGATACGTCCGTTGCGGTTTCGCTGACGATGACGATTTTCTTCTTAGTTGTGGCACTGTTTGCCGGACAAGAGTACATTGAGTCTACTTTATCTGGCGGATCAAACTTTATTGTGTTCTCATTCATTCAAGCTATTACTTTTGCAGCCGGTGTGTACATCATTTTGGCTGGAGTTCGTATGCTGATTGCTGAAATCGTTCCGGCGTTTAAAGGAATTGCGGATAAGGTTGCGCCTGACACGAAGCCAGCCCTTGACTGTCCAACGGTCTTTCCATTCGCACCGAATGCAGTAATTATCGGGTTTTTATTCAGTTTTATTGCAGGATTATTATCCATGTTCTTCTTACCTTTACTAGGTTTAAAAGTCATCGTACCAGGTCTCGTACCGCACTTTTTCACAGGTGCAGCAGCCGGTGTATTTGGAAATGCAACAGGTGGGCGTAGAGGAGCGATGGCAGGAGCGTTCTGTAACGGATTAATTATCAGCTTCATTCCAGCTCTTCTATTAGTATTCATGGGCGACGTTGGGTTTGAAGGAACAACCTTTGGTGACTCTGACTTTGGTGTCATTGGAATCTTGATTTTAATGATTATGAAACTATTAGGGTTATCGTAA